The Streptomyces sp. NBC_00775 genome includes the window CTTCGACTTCAAGAACCGCCACAGCCTCTATCTGAGCTGGTGGCGCGACGGGGACACCCGGCGGCGTGGGATGTCGCTGGTGCGGTTCAAGGAGGTGTACCGGGAGCACGGCCTGGAGTTCACCGGCGAGGAGCTGCCGGACTTCCTGCCGGCGGTCCTCGAATTCTCCGCGCACGCCGGACCCGGACTTCTCCAGGAGCACCGCAGCGGCCTGGAGTTGCTGCGGATCGCGCTCACCGACTTCGGCACGCCGTACGCGACGGTGCTCGACGCGGTGTGCGCCACCCTTCCCGGCCCGTCCCCCAAGGACCGCGCCGAGGCGCTCGCCCTGGCCCGGTCGGGGCCGCCGCGCGAGGAGGTCGGCCTCGAACCCTTCGGCGCCATCGGGGTCGAACCCAGC containing:
- the narJ gene encoding nitrate reductase molybdenum cofactor assembly chaperone, giving the protein MTTRRENVHVKEHDVLYQAAAYCLGYPDEEFYERLPLLRQAAPGLREFLDHADTEAPQDLAAHYVQVFDFKNRHSLYLSWWRDGDTRRRGMSLVRFKEVYREHGLEFTGEELPDFLPAVLEFSAHAGPGLLQEHRSGLELLRIALTDFGTPYATVLDAVCATLPGPSPKDRAEALALARSGPPREEVGLEPFGAIGVEPSGALGHEPLAVIGERS